The sequence below is a genomic window from Armatimonadota bacterium.
CGACATCCCGACCAAGAGCGAGTAAATATCCTTGCCGATCACTTTGAACTGGAATCCGAGTCCGGCGACGATGATCCCAACCTCGCCACGGGGCACCATCCCCATCCCCACCACTTTACGGTTCTCCTTAGCGCCCAACCAAGCTCCCACGTACTTACCTGCAATCGCCAGCACGGACACCAGCAAAAGATTGCCGATCGCCCCAAAGTTGTTGAAGGCCATGATGTCTACGTTCAGTCCGGCGGAAATGAAGAAGAATGGCACGATGAACTCGTTGAGGTCGATGACCTTTTCGTGAATCCACTCCTTGTAATCCGTCTCGGCCAACACCGTTCCCACCAAGAACGCGCCGATGATGGCGGCCAAGCCGAGCTTGTTTGCCAGCACAGCCACGCCGATGCACAAAGCGATCGATAGCGACCAAATCGAGAGCGGGCTCATGGGCTTATCGAGCATTCGGCTGTTCTTCCGCGCGAATCGTCGTCCTAAGGTCGCCATCAGAACGATGAATCCGAGCGACTGGACAATCACGATCGCGATCGACAGAATATTCACCCCCTGACCAGTTGAAAGGGCGGACACGATGGTCAAAACCAACATCGCCAGGACGTCGTCGATGACCGCCGCACCGAGAATGACCTGGCTGTAGGTTCGGTCAATCACCCCTAACTCCTGCAAGACCTTCGCTGTGATGCCCGCGCTGGTGGCGATGAAAGCCGCCGCGACAAACGCCGCCTGGTTGTTGGGAAAGCCCGAAAAGTGCGCCCAGGCAAAGCCAATGACGAACGGGAAAATGACGCCGAGGATGGCAACCACCATCGCCTCCTTCCCTACCTTGCCGATCTTCTCGAAAGGCGTCTCAAGGCCGACCGAGAACAGCAGGAACGCCGCACCAAGCTCGCCCAAGTCATAAACGATGGAGTTCGGTTCTCCGCCGACCCACCCGAGCATCGACTTGCCGACGACGATTCCGCCAAATATCTGGCCAACCACGGAAGGCATTTTCAGCCGCATCGCAATCTCGCCGCCAATGATCGCCGCCATGTAGGCGACGAAGATGGTGAGCAAAGTGGCGCCGTGATCCATTAGTGTTCTTACTCAAGATTGTACGCTTTCGTTGCCGTTCCTCACCGAACTAGACCACCCAGCAAAAGCCCCCGCAAGCCTGCCAGGTTTGTTAACGTAAGGTTAGCGGCTTGTTAAAGTCCCATTAACCTAAAGTTAAGCCCGCGTTAACCCCAGATTCCTGAAATCACACTATTTGAGTTGTAGGGAGCCCGAAAAGCTCTCACATGGTGTTCAAATGAGAAAGGCCTTCACGCTCATCGAGCTTCTCGTGGTTATCGCAATCATCGCGATTCTTGCCGCTATTCTATTCCCGGTCTTCGCGCAGGCCAAAGCTGCTGCCAAGAAGTCCGCTGACCTCAGCAATCTTAAGCAGATCGGCACCGGTACCATGCTGTACCTCGCCGACTACGACGACATGCTCTATCCGCACCGCTTTAACTGTAAGGTTAACGGCGCGCTTCAGACTTGTTCGCAGTACCTCGATGGCAACGGCAACCTCACCGCCGAAGCTTCGAAGTTCAGCGGCGGTTCCGAGCAGCGATACTACTGGATGTTCATGCTCCAGCCGTACATGAAGAACAAGCAGATTTTCCGCAGCCCGATCCAGAGCGACGCTTTCGCCGCGAACGAGGGCCCGGTTCTCAACTGCACCGGCGCTGGCTGCATCGGTACCAACTACGGCGGCCAGAACAGCTATGGTCACAACGATGGATGGCTCAGCCCGGCTGATCCGTTCGACGCTTCCGGTCAGGGTCTCGCTGCTGCGGTTAGCCACACTTCGATCAACAGCCCGGCAGGCATCATCATGATCGCCGATGCACGCTACTATGGCGCGGTTCCGGACATCATGAACGAATCCGGCAAGCTGGACCTCACGAAGTTTACGGGCACCGAGCTCACCGACATGCAGAACTTCATCAACAACCAGGGCGGCCAGTACAAGTACTACTGGAAGAACCTCGGTGGCGCCAACTGGAGCTACACCGGTGGCGAGTCGGGTCCTCTGGCGGCTGGCGCGGGTACGGCTAAAGCCTATGCCCTCGGTAAGGCTTTCGCGGGCGGCACGCTCAACGCTCAGTTCGCCGACGGCCACGCGAAGAACATCCCCTACGACCGAATCATTGGCGACATCTGCCTGTGGGCCGCGAAGGGCATCTCCGCTTGCGGCGGCTAGTCCTCACGACGCAAAATTGATCTCAAAGCCACCCCAAATTGGGGTGGCTTTTCTTTTGACTTCCATCGTCTGCCGACCAAGGCTGTATGATGAAAATACAATGTTCTCCCTGTTGGCGATTCTTGCCGGATCAGGTGTTCCTAAACCCCTTCGCCAAATCGTTTTCGACGCCAAACCCATATCGGTCTCCAAAAAAGGCATCGTGAAACCCAATGGAGACGGTGGCCTCTATGTCTACACCATCGATTCAGGCAAAACCAAACTCCTGTTTCGCTCCCAGCAGATTCTCTCGAACCCGCGATTCG
It includes:
- a CDS encoding cation:proton antiporter; its protein translation is MDHGATLLTIFVAYMAAIIGGEIAMRLKMPSVVGQIFGGIVVGKSMLGWVGGEPNSIVYDLGELGAAFLLFSVGLETPFEKIGKVGKEAMVVAILGVIFPFVIGFAWAHFSGFPNNQAAFVAAAFIATSAGITAKVLQELGVIDRTYSQVILGAAVIDDVLAMLVLTIVSALSTGQGVNILSIAIVIVQSLGFIVLMATLGRRFARKNSRMLDKPMSPLSIWSLSIALCIGVAVLANKLGLAAIIGAFLVGTVLAETDYKEWIHEKVIDLNEFIVPFFFISAGLNVDIMAFNNFGAIGNLLLVSVLAIAGKYVGAWLGAKENRKVVGMGMVPRGEVGIIVAGLGFQFKVIGKDIYSLLVGMSLLTSVVAAPILKWFVRDDKVSTIPSDSA
- a CDS encoding prepilin-type N-terminal cleavage/methylation domain-containing protein — translated: MRKAFTLIELLVVIAIIAILAAILFPVFAQAKAAAKKSADLSNLKQIGTGTMLYLADYDDMLYPHRFNCKVNGALQTCSQYLDGNGNLTAEASKFSGGSEQRYYWMFMLQPYMKNKQIFRSPIQSDAFAANEGPVLNCTGAGCIGTNYGGQNSYGHNDGWLSPADPFDASGQGLAAAVSHTSINSPAGIIMIADARYYGAVPDIMNESGKLDLTKFTGTELTDMQNFINNQGGQYKYYWKNLGGANWSYTGGESGPLAAGAGTAKAYALGKAFAGGTLNAQFADGHAKNIPYDRIIGDICLWAAKGISACGG